The following coding sequences lie in one Lysobacter capsici genomic window:
- the sugE gene encoding quaternary ammonium compound efflux SMR transporter SugE — protein MSWILLVLAGLFEVGWAIGLKYTEGFTKLWPSVGTVAAMIVSLGLLGLAMKSLPVGTAYAIWVGVGAVGTVILGIVLFNEPVNALRIVSVVLIVAGLVGLKLA, from the coding sequence ATGTCCTGGATCTTGCTCGTACTCGCCGGCCTGTTCGAAGTGGGCTGGGCGATCGGTCTGAAGTACACCGAAGGTTTCACCAAACTGTGGCCCTCCGTCGGCACGGTCGCGGCGATGATCGTCAGCCTGGGCTTGCTCGGCCTGGCGATGAAGTCGCTGCCGGTCGGCACGGCCTACGCGATCTGGGTCGGCGTCGGCGCGGTCGGCACGGTCATTCTCGGCATCGTGCTGTTCAACGAGCCGGTCAATGCGCTGCGCATCGTCAGCGTGGTGTTGATCGTTGCCGGGCTGGTCGGTTTGAAGCTGGCCTGA
- a CDS encoding acetyltransferase, with protein sequence MSIRARIHADNPILLDLWHRSVRATHDFLSEDDIAQLLPQVRDQYLDAVEVWVYEGLDGTLLGFIGLAGAQVEMLFLDPDWRGQGIGTRLLDHARELRGALTVDVNEQNPRAHGFYRRYGFAEVGRSPTDSQGRPFPLIHMALRGVG encoded by the coding sequence ATGAGCATCCGTGCCCGCATCCATGCGGACAACCCGATCCTGCTCGATCTGTGGCATCGATCGGTGCGCGCGACCCACGATTTCCTCAGCGAGGACGACATCGCGCAATTATTGCCGCAAGTACGCGATCAATATCTCGATGCGGTCGAGGTGTGGGTCTACGAGGGCCTCGACGGTACGCTGCTCGGTTTTATCGGCCTGGCGGGCGCGCAGGTCGAAATGCTGTTTCTGGACCCGGACTGGCGCGGGCAGGGCATCGGCACGCGGCTGCTCGATCACGCGCGCGAACTGCGCGGCGCCTTGACTGTCGACGTCAACGAACAAAACCCGCGTGCGCATGGGTTCTATCGGCGCTACGGGTTCGCGGAAGTCGGCCGTTCGCCGACCGACAGTCAGGGGCGGCCGTTTCCCTTGATCCACATGGCGCTGCGCGGCGTGGGCTGA
- a CDS encoding glycoside hydrolase family 19 protein, with amino-acid sequence MFAFDDEQFLDGYRKRFGPLRDDLAQALRFLIGRIEQDASFNSNPVHRYQIAYCLATFKWETAHTLRPIDEFGDDARFNRLYGPDTRVGKMLGNTRPGDGARFHGRGYVQLTGRANYERAGKLLGIDLLSKPDDAKKPEIAYAIAMEGMKKGWFTGKKLDNYFKPGQLPSYEEARRIINGQDKAQTIADIARRFDELLVNALQ; translated from the coding sequence ATGTTCGCTTTCGACGACGAGCAGTTTCTCGATGGCTACCGCAAGCGCTTCGGACCGTTGCGCGACGACCTCGCGCAGGCGCTGCGCTTCTTGATCGGACGCATCGAGCAGGACGCCAGTTTCAATTCCAATCCGGTGCATCGTTACCAGATTGCCTATTGCCTGGCGACGTTCAAGTGGGAAACCGCGCATACCCTGCGGCCGATCGACGAGTTCGGCGACGACGCGCGCTTCAACCGCCTGTACGGCCCGGACACCCGCGTGGGCAAGATGCTCGGCAACACCCGTCCCGGCGACGGTGCGCGCTTCCATGGACGCGGCTATGTGCAGCTCACCGGCCGCGCGAATTACGAGCGCGCCGGCAAGCTCCTCGGCATCGATCTGCTGAGCAAGCCCGACGATGCCAAGAAGCCCGAGATCGCCTACGCGATCGCGATGGAAGGCATGAAGAAAGGCTGGTTCACCGGCAAGAAACTCGACAACTACTTCAAGCCCGGGCAACTACCGAGCTACGAGGAAGCGCGGCGCATCATCAACGGCCAGGACAAGGCGCAGACCATCGCCGACATCGCGCGCCGGTTCGACGAGCTGCTGGTCAACGCCTTGCAGTGA
- the rnt gene encoding ribonuclease T, whose protein sequence is MTETGPTATASPAAPFPTTLANRFRGYLPVVVDVETGGFDWNKHALLEIAVQPLELDAEGRIVPGEIASAHVVPAPGTLIDPKSLEITGIDIDHPFRDAKPERQALEAVFGPVREAVKRHGCQRAILVGHNAHFDLNFLNAAVARSGHKRNPFHPFSVFDTVTLAGVAYGQTVLARAVQAAGLSWNAQEAHSAVYDTQRTAELFCKIVNAWPRGG, encoded by the coding sequence ATGACCGAAACCGGCCCAACCGCGACCGCGTCCCCCGCGGCGCCCTTCCCCACCACCCTCGCCAACCGTTTCCGCGGCTACCTGCCGGTCGTCGTCGACGTCGAAACCGGCGGCTTCGACTGGAACAAGCACGCGCTGCTGGAAATCGCGGTGCAGCCGCTGGAACTGGATGCCGAAGGCCGGATCGTGCCCGGCGAAATCGCCAGCGCCCACGTGGTGCCCGCGCCCGGCACCCTGATCGACCCCAAGTCGCTGGAAATCACCGGCATCGACATCGACCACCCGTTCCGCGACGCCAAGCCCGAGCGGCAGGCGCTGGAAGCGGTGTTCGGGCCGGTGCGCGAGGCGGTCAAGCGCCACGGCTGCCAGCGCGCGATTCTGGTCGGCCACAACGCCCATTTCGATCTCAACTTCCTCAACGCCGCGGTCGCGCGCAGCGGCCACAAGCGCAATCCCTTCCATCCCTTCAGCGTGTTCGACACCGTGACCCTGGCCGGTGTCGCCTACGGCCAGACCGTGCTCGCGCGCGCGGTCCAGGCCGCCGGACTGTCGTGGAACGCGCAGGAAGCGCATTCGGCCGTCTACGACACCCAGCGCACCGCCGAGTTGTTCTGCAAGATCGTCAACGCGTGGCCGCGCGGCGGCTGA
- a CDS encoding HvfC family RiPP maturation protein, which produces MNDAPSRLRAQQFELTRHLRDPQASPAPRGIEERRLGIYRDLLFNNILGLLTGNFPVISQLLGEQRWQRLVRDFYRDYRCRTPLFAEIAREFLRYLDDLDSDGPGSDAIPPFLPELAHYEWVELALQLSDAAAPHDDAAIGDDELLEQRPQLSPLAWPLAYAWPVHRLGPDYQPEQPPATPTLVLLRREADGDVRFSELSPLAYRLVERIGESPQLSAREQLQALAQEAGSDDSAGFLALGDGLLRQMRASGVVFFSRAANPPA; this is translated from the coding sequence ATGAACGACGCACCCTCGCGCCTGCGCGCGCAGCAGTTCGAACTGACCCGGCATCTGCGCGATCCGCAGGCCAGCCCCGCGCCGCGAGGCATCGAGGAGCGGCGCCTGGGGATCTATCGCGATCTGCTGTTCAACAACATCCTGGGCCTGCTGACGGGCAATTTCCCGGTCATCAGCCAGTTGCTGGGTGAGCAACGCTGGCAGCGGCTCGTGCGCGATTTCTACCGCGACTACCGCTGCCGCACCCCGCTGTTCGCCGAGATCGCGCGCGAGTTCCTGCGCTACCTGGACGATCTCGACAGCGACGGCCCGGGCAGCGACGCCATCCCGCCGTTCCTGCCCGAGCTCGCGCATTACGAGTGGGTCGAACTGGCGCTGCAACTCAGCGACGCGGCCGCGCCGCACGACGACGCCGCGATCGGCGACGACGAACTGCTGGAGCAGCGCCCGCAACTGTCGCCGCTCGCGTGGCCGCTGGCCTATGCCTGGCCGGTGCATCGCCTCGGCCCCGACTACCAGCCCGAACAACCGCCGGCGACGCCGACCCTGGTCCTGCTGCGCCGCGAAGCCGACGGCGACGTGCGTTTTTCCGAACTCAGCCCGCTCGCCTATCGCCTGGTCGAACGCATCGGCGAATCGCCGCAGCTGTCCGCGCGCGAACAGTTGCAGGCCCTGGCCCAGGAGGCCGGAAGCGACGACAGCGCCGGCTTCCTCGCGCTCGGCGATGGCTTGCTGCGGCAGATGCGTGCGAGCGGCGTGGTCTTCTTTTCCCGCGCCGCGAATCCGCCGGCCTGA
- a CDS encoding HvfB family MNIO-type RiPP peptide maturase, which yields MRSLKSDAVGLGLRRALLSPLQSAPTGEGERDFDFLECAPENWIGIGGRFGEALRDLSSRHRLVCHGLSLSLGGTEPLDETFLARVRRFLDEHRVACYSEHLSYCSDDGHLYDLLPIPFTEEAVHHVAARIRRTQDIVGRRIAVENASYYAAPHQEMSEIEFTRAILAEADCDLLLDVNNVYVNSINHRYDAREFIQAMPHERIAYIHVAGHYDEADDLKVDTHGAPVKNEVWSLLGDAYRMFGARPTLLERDFNFPPYEELVDELCMVRRVLSESTQAATSPAAASPARRARA from the coding sequence ATGCGCAGTCTGAAATCCGATGCCGTCGGTCTCGGCCTGCGGCGGGCTCTGTTGAGCCCGCTGCAGTCCGCGCCGACCGGCGAGGGCGAACGCGATTTCGATTTTCTCGAATGCGCGCCGGAAAACTGGATCGGCATCGGCGGCCGCTTCGGCGAAGCGCTGCGCGATCTGTCCTCGCGCCACCGGCTGGTCTGCCACGGCCTGTCCCTGTCGCTGGGCGGCACCGAACCACTCGACGAAACCTTCCTGGCCCGCGTGCGTCGTTTCCTCGACGAACACCGCGTGGCCTGCTACAGCGAACACCTGAGTTATTGCAGCGACGACGGCCACCTGTACGACCTGCTGCCGATTCCTTTTACCGAAGAAGCCGTGCATCACGTCGCCGCGCGCATCCGCCGCACCCAGGACATCGTCGGCCGCCGCATCGCGGTGGAAAACGCGTCCTACTACGCCGCTCCGCACCAGGAGATGAGCGAGATCGAATTCACCCGCGCGATCCTGGCCGAGGCCGATTGCGACCTGCTGCTCGACGTCAACAACGTCTACGTCAATTCGATCAACCATCGTTACGACGCACGCGAATTCATCCAGGCGATGCCGCACGAGCGCATCGCCTATATCCATGTCGCCGGCCATTACGACGAAGCCGACGACCTCAAGGTCGACACCCACGGCGCGCCGGTGAAGAACGAAGTCTGGTCGCTGCTCGGCGACGCCTACCGCATGTTCGGCGCGCGCCCGACCCTGCTCGAACGCGACTTCAATTTCCCGCCCTACGAAGAACTGGTCGACGAACTGTGCATGGTGCGCCGGGTGCTGAGCGAATCGACCCAGGCTGCGACCAGCCCGGCCGCGGCCAGCCCGGCCCGCCGCGCGCGCGCCTGA
- a CDS encoding HvfA family oxazolone/thioamide-modified RiPP metallophore → MSKQINKPLALALGATLIGGLSLSASAFAMSDLSQGYLLGAQAAQTADKAADAKAATADAKHAEGSCGADKKAKEGSCGADKKAAEGKCGEGKCGADKKKAAEGKCGEGKCGADKKAGATKPVKTGEAKKAGEGKCGEGKCGGSV, encoded by the coding sequence ATGTCCAAGCAAATCAACAAGCCCCTCGCCCTCGCCCTCGGCGCCACCCTGATCGGCGGCCTGAGCCTGTCGGCGTCCGCGTTCGCGATGAGCGATCTGTCGCAGGGCTACCTGCTCGGCGCCCAGGCCGCGCAGACCGCCGACAAGGCCGCCGACGCCAAGGCCGCCACCGCCGATGCCAAGCATGCCGAAGGCAGCTGTGGCGCCGACAAGAAGGCCAAGGAAGGCAGCTGCGGCGCCGACAAGAAGGCCGCCGAGGGCAAGTGCGGCGAAGGCAAGTGCGGCGCCGACAAGAAGAAGGCCGCCGAAGGCAAGTGCGGTGAAGGCAAGTGCGGCGCCGACAAGAAGGCCGGCGCGACCAAGCCGGTCAAGACCGGCGAAGCCAAGAAGGCCGGTGAAGGCAAGTGCGGCGAAGGCAAGTGCGGCGGTTCGGTCTGA
- a CDS encoding RNA polymerase sigma factor, with protein MTLLMANGDLAAARSGDTAALERVLAHSRQDLRRYAEYHCVINDVEDAVQESLFTVSRKLRDLRVLECFVSWTFRIVKRECNRLKRGRRMLSGDAISEEIAPVVTPEPAEWRHDVAAALESLPAHYRRIILLRDLEGLTIAEIGEQLQITREAVKSRLHRARLLAREYLTC; from the coding sequence ATGACGCTATTGATGGCCAACGGTGATCTGGCAGCCGCCCGCTCGGGCGACACGGCCGCATTGGAACGGGTGCTGGCGCATTCGCGCCAGGACCTGCGCCGTTATGCTGAGTACCACTGCGTCATCAACGATGTCGAGGACGCGGTCCAGGAAAGCCTGTTCACCGTATCGCGCAAGCTGCGCGACCTGCGCGTGCTCGAATGCTTCGTCTCGTGGACCTTCCGCATCGTCAAGCGCGAATGCAACCGGCTCAAGCGCGGCCGGCGCATGCTCAGCGGCGACGCCATCAGCGAGGAGATCGCACCGGTGGTCACCCCGGAGCCGGCCGAGTGGCGGCATGATGTCGCCGCCGCGCTGGAATCGCTGCCCGCGCATTACCGCCGCATCATCCTGCTGCGCGACCTGGAAGGGCTGACCATCGCCGAAATCGGCGAACAGCTCCAGATAACCCGCGAAGCGGTGAAGTCGCGTCTGCACAGGGCGCGATTGCTCGCACGCGAATACCTCACCTGTTGA
- the phoU gene encoding phosphate signaling complex protein PhoU, translating to MSTQMHDHIVKSYDDEQRRLLDETLRMGEMAASQLEAALDVVQRRDDKAAERIIANDEAIDALEQEISHDVMKLALRGPMARDLREILAAIRIASDIERVGDYAANVAKRSTALNLSPPLPHVAGLHALGTLAVKQLRDVLTAYRDNDIELAQKVRARDAEIDTAYTGLFRELLTYMMEDARSITACTHLLFMAKNIERIGDHATNISENVWFLVKGEELLPPREKRDDTNTTGAL from the coding sequence ATGAGCACCCAAATGCACGACCACATCGTCAAAAGCTACGACGACGAGCAGCGCCGCCTGCTCGACGAAACCCTGCGCATGGGCGAGATGGCCGCTTCGCAGTTGGAAGCCGCGCTCGACGTGGTCCAGCGCCGCGACGACAAGGCCGCCGAGCGCATCATCGCCAACGATGAAGCGATCGACGCGCTCGAGCAGGAAATCAGCCACGACGTGATGAAGCTGGCGCTGCGCGGGCCGATGGCGCGCGACCTGCGCGAGATCCTGGCCGCGATCCGCATCGCCTCCGACATCGAGCGCGTCGGCGACTACGCCGCCAACGTCGCCAAGCGTTCCACCGCGCTGAACCTGTCGCCGCCGCTGCCGCACGTGGCCGGCCTGCACGCGCTGGGCACCCTCGCGGTCAAGCAACTGCGCGACGTGCTGACCGCCTACCGCGACAACGACATCGAGCTGGCGCAGAAGGTGCGCGCGCGCGACGCCGAGATCGACACCGCCTACACCGGCCTGTTCCGCGAGCTGCTGACCTACATGATGGAAGACGCGCGCAGCATCACCGCCTGCACCCATCTGCTGTTCATGGCCAAGAACATCGAGCGCATCGGCGACCACGCCACCAACATCTCGGAGAATGTGTGGTTCCTAGTCAAGGGCGAAGAACTGCTGCCGCCGCGCGAAAAGCGCGACGACACCAATACCACCGGCGCGCTGTAA
- the pstB gene encoding phosphate ABC transporter ATP-binding protein PstB produces MNDARISVATPDRAAAVVGASPVKLAARGLDFYYDKFHALKSINLEIPEKQVTALIGPSGCGKSTLLRIFNRIYALYPKLEAKGEVILDGENILDPRYPMNRLRSKVGMVFQKPVPFPMTIFENVAYGIRHHEKLSKSEMNDRVEHALRQGALWDEVKDKLGQSALGLSGGQQQRLCIARAVALKPSVLLLDEPTSALDPISTSRIEQLVEELKKDYTIAIVTHNMQQAARVSDFTAFMYLGDLIEHGPTEQIFSQPTKQQTEDYITGRFG; encoded by the coding sequence ATGAACGATGCACGTATCTCCGTCGCCACCCCCGACCGCGCCGCGGCCGTGGTCGGCGCTTCGCCGGTCAAGCTCGCCGCCCGCGGCCTGGACTTCTATTACGACAAGTTCCACGCGCTCAAGTCGATCAACCTGGAAATCCCGGAGAAGCAGGTCACCGCGCTGATCGGCCCGTCGGGTTGCGGCAAGTCGACCCTGCTGCGCATCTTCAACCGCATCTACGCGCTCTACCCGAAGCTGGAAGCCAAGGGCGAGGTGATCCTCGACGGCGAGAACATCCTCGATCCGCGCTATCCGATGAACCGGCTGCGCAGCAAGGTCGGCATGGTGTTCCAAAAGCCGGTGCCGTTCCCGATGACGATCTTCGAGAACGTGGCCTACGGCATCCGCCACCACGAAAAATTGTCGAAGTCGGAAATGAACGATCGCGTCGAACACGCGCTGCGCCAGGGCGCGCTGTGGGACGAGGTCAAGGACAAGCTGGGCCAGAGCGCGCTGGGCCTGTCCGGCGGCCAGCAGCAGCGCCTGTGCATCGCGCGCGCGGTGGCGCTCAAGCCGTCGGTGCTGCTGCTCGACGAACCGACCTCGGCGCTCGACCCGATCTCGACCAGCCGCATCGAGCAACTGGTCGAAGAGCTCAAGAAGGACTACACGATCGCGATCGTGACCCACAACATGCAGCAGGCCGCGCGCGTGTCCGACTTCACCGCCTTCATGTACCTGGGCGACCTGATCGAACACGGCCCGACCGAACAGATCTTCTCGCAGCCGACCAAGCAGCAGACCGAGGATTACATCACTGGCCGCTTCGGCTGA
- the pstA gene encoding phosphate ABC transporter permease PstA has product MSAVAKTIDAETQRRHRVADSLYGRRRIVNTVAVILACAAAAFGLFFLGWILYTLLAKGLGGINVALFTQNTPPPMQEGGLLNAFFGSAVMCLIAIVIGTPLGIAAGTWLAEYGAGRKIGTVVRFVNDILLSAPSIVLGLFVYTLVVMQSGGNFSALAGAIALAFIVLPVVVRTTDEMLRLVPAQMREAALSLGVPQWKVIVQVLYRSASAGIVTGVLLALARISGETAPLLFTAFGNQYWSHNVMQPMASVPVVMNQFAGSPYETWQTLAWAGALVLTFFVLVVSLLARALVLRNRIAND; this is encoded by the coding sequence ATGAGCGCCGTCGCCAAGACCATCGATGCCGAAACCCAGCGTCGCCATCGCGTCGCCGATTCGCTGTACGGCCGCCGCCGCATCGTCAACACCGTCGCCGTCATTCTCGCCTGCGCCGCGGCCGCGTTCGGCCTGTTCTTCCTGGGCTGGATTCTCTACACCCTGCTCGCCAAGGGCCTGGGCGGCATCAACGTCGCGCTGTTCACCCAGAACACGCCGCCGCCGATGCAGGAAGGCGGCTTGCTCAACGCCTTCTTCGGCAGCGCGGTGATGTGCCTGATCGCGATCGTGATCGGCACGCCGCTCGGCATCGCCGCCGGCACCTGGCTGGCCGAATACGGCGCCGGGCGCAAGATCGGCACGGTGGTGCGCTTCGTCAACGACATCCTGTTGTCGGCGCCGTCGATCGTGCTGGGCCTGTTCGTCTACACCCTGGTGGTGATGCAGAGCGGCGGCAATTTCTCGGCGCTCGCCGGTGCGATCGCGCTGGCCTTCATCGTGCTGCCGGTGGTGGTGCGCACCACCGACGAAATGCTGCGGCTGGTGCCGGCGCAGATGCGCGAAGCCGCGCTGTCGCTGGGCGTGCCGCAATGGAAGGTGATCGTGCAGGTGCTGTACCGCAGCGCCTCGGCCGGCATCGTCACCGGCGTGCTGCTCGCGCTGGCCCGCATCAGCGGCGAAACCGCGCCGCTGCTGTTCACCGCGTTCGGCAACCAGTACTGGAGCCACAACGTGATGCAGCCGATGGCCAGCGTGCCGGTGGTGATGAACCAGTTCGCCGGCAGCCCGTACGAAACTTGGCAGACCCTCGCCTGGGCCGGCGCCCTGGTGCTCACCTTCTTCGTCCTCGTTGTCAGCCTGCTCGCCCGCGCCCTCGTGTTGCGCAATCGGATCGCCAATGACTGA
- the pstC gene encoding phosphate ABC transporter permease subunit PstC, whose product MNATALPAHTGSNSRDGKDARNDRLFRYVLTATVVFVLIALASAALSMLWGGRHVLAEEGIDFFITTEWNPVENHYGALVPIYGTIVTALIAMVIAVPISFGIAFFLTEVAPRWARGPIGTAIELLAGIPSIIYGMWGLFVLVPVMTEYVTPWLNDHVGTLPVIGSFFQGPPLGIGMLTAGIVLAIMVIPFISSVMREVFLTVPTRLKESAYALGSTKWEVSWDIVLPYTRSAVIGGVFLGLGRALGETMAVAFVIGNSVNFSTSLLEPGTTIAALIANDFGEATETYRSALLLLGFVLFIVTFVVLAAARFMLMQLSRKEGN is encoded by the coding sequence ATGAACGCGACCGCCCTACCCGCCCATACCGGCAGCAACAGCCGCGACGGCAAAGATGCGCGCAACGATCGCCTGTTCCGCTACGTACTGACCGCCACCGTCGTCTTCGTGTTGATCGCGCTGGCCAGCGCGGCGCTGTCGATGCTGTGGGGCGGCCGCCACGTACTGGCCGAAGAAGGCATCGATTTCTTCATCACCACCGAATGGAACCCGGTCGAGAACCACTACGGCGCGCTCGTGCCGATCTACGGCACCATCGTCACCGCGCTGATCGCGATGGTCATCGCCGTGCCGATCAGCTTCGGCATCGCCTTCTTCCTCACCGAGGTCGCGCCGCGCTGGGCGCGCGGTCCGATCGGCACCGCGATCGAATTGCTTGCCGGCATTCCCTCGATCATCTACGGCATGTGGGGCCTGTTCGTGCTGGTGCCGGTGATGACCGAGTACGTCACGCCCTGGCTCAACGACCACGTCGGCACGCTGCCGGTGATCGGCTCATTTTTCCAGGGGCCGCCGCTCGGCATCGGCATGCTCACCGCCGGCATCGTCCTGGCGATCATGGTGATCCCGTTCATTTCCTCGGTGATGCGCGAAGTGTTCCTGACCGTGCCGACCCGGCTGAAGGAATCGGCGTACGCGCTGGGTTCGACCAAGTGGGAAGTCAGCTGGGACATCGTCCTGCCCTACACCCGCTCGGCGGTGATCGGCGGCGTGTTCCTCGGCCTGGGCCGCGCGCTCGGCGAGACCATGGCGGTGGCGTTCGTGATCGGCAACTCGGTCAACTTCTCGACCTCGCTGCTGGAACCGGGCACCACCATCGCCGCGCTGATCGCCAACGACTTCGGCGAAGCCACCGAGACCTACCGCTCGGCGCTGCTGCTGCTCGGCTTCGTGTTGTTCATCGTGACCTTCGTCGTGCTCGCCGCGGCGCGCTTCATGCTGATGCAGCTTTCGCGCAAGGAGGGCAACTGA
- the pstS gene encoding phosphate ABC transporter substrate-binding protein PstS — MKSSPARIAVLSLAITLAAAACGGKQNPAPAAGEAKTDAAAPAGDQVAVQITGAGATFIYPLLSKWSDDYNKSTGAKVNYQSIGSGGGIAQIKAGTVDFGSSDKPLPSDELAAAGLGQFPSAIGGVVPVVNVDGIDAGKLRLTGPLLADIFLGTVSKWNDPKIAAANPGTTLPDLKINIVHRSDGSGTTFNFSNYLSKVSPDWKTKVGEGTSVQWPGGVGGKGNEGVASYVKQIKGSIGYVELAYALQNKMAHTQLQNAAGQFVQPSAEAFQAAASTADWASAKDFNLVITNASGEKSWPITATNFILMYKQPKDAKRSADTRGFFKWAFENGQAQAQALDYVPLPPELVKQIEAYWAAEFK, encoded by the coding sequence ATGAAATCGTCGCCGGCCCGTATCGCCGTCCTCTCCCTCGCCATCACGCTGGCCGCCGCCGCGTGCGGCGGCAAGCAGAACCCGGCCCCCGCCGCCGGTGAAGCCAAGACCGACGCGGCCGCCCCCGCCGGCGACCAGGTCGCCGTGCAGATCACCGGCGCCGGCGCCACCTTCATCTACCCGCTGCTGTCGAAGTGGTCCGACGACTACAACAAGTCGACCGGCGCCAAGGTCAACTACCAGTCGATCGGTTCGGGCGGCGGCATCGCCCAGATCAAGGCCGGCACGGTCGACTTCGGCTCCTCCGACAAGCCGCTGCCGAGCGACGAGCTCGCCGCCGCCGGCCTGGGCCAGTTCCCCTCGGCGATCGGCGGCGTGGTGCCGGTGGTCAACGTCGACGGCATCGACGCCGGCAAGCTGCGCCTGACCGGCCCGCTGCTGGCCGACATCTTCCTGGGCACCGTGTCGAAGTGGAACGACCCCAAGATCGCCGCGGCGAACCCGGGCACCACCCTGCCGGATCTCAAGATCAACATCGTGCACCGCTCCGACGGTTCGGGCACCACCTTCAACTTCTCCAACTACCTGTCCAAGGTCAGCCCGGACTGGAAGACCAAGGTCGGCGAAGGCACCTCGGTGCAGTGGCCCGGCGGCGTCGGCGGCAAGGGCAACGAAGGCGTGGCCTCGTACGTGAAGCAGATCAAGGGCTCGATCGGCTACGTCGAACTGGCCTACGCGCTGCAGAACAAGATGGCCCACACCCAGCTGCAGAACGCGGCCGGCCAGTTCGTGCAGCCCAGCGCCGAAGCCTTCCAGGCCGCGGCCTCGACCGCCGACTGGGCGAGCGCGAAGGACTTCAACCTGGTGATCACCAACGCGTCGGGCGAGAAGTCCTGGCCGATCACCGCGACCAATTTCATCCTGATGTACAAGCAGCCCAAGGACGCCAAGCGCAGCGCCGACACCCGCGGCTTCTTCAAGTGGGCGTTCGAGAACGGCCAGGCGCAAGCGCAGGCGCTGGACTACGTGCCGCTGCCGCCGGAGCTGGTGAAGCAGATCGAGGCGTATTGGGCGGCTGAGTTCAAGTGA
- the pstS gene encoding phosphate ABC transporter substrate-binding protein PstS — MFNTRSFRVTALALAAAFAFNAQAADVTGAGASFVYPVMSKWSADYAKATNKKVNYQSIGSGGGIAQIKAATVDFGSSDAPLKPDELAKFGLAQFPSVIGGVVPVLNVPGVASGAMKLDGETLANIFLGKITMWNDPAIVALNGGVPLPAKKITVVHRSDGSGTTFNFVNYLSKVSGEWKSSVGEGTAVKWPIGIGGKGNEGVAAYVKQIQGGIGYVELSYALQNKMAYSRLKNADGKYVLPTDETFAAAAASAQWADAKDFYLVMTNAPGENSWPITATNFILMYKQPKNAEGAKNAKEFFRWVYANGDAQAKALDYVPLPDALVKQIETYWTTSMNY; from the coding sequence GTGTTCAATACCCGTTCGTTCCGCGTGACCGCGCTTGCACTGGCTGCCGCCTTCGCGTTCAACGCGCAGGCCGCCGACGTGACTGGCGCCGGCGCTTCCTTCGTCTATCCGGTGATGTCCAAGTGGTCGGCCGACTACGCCAAGGCCACCAACAAGAAGGTCAACTATCAGTCGATCGGTTCCGGCGGCGGCATCGCCCAGATCAAGGCCGCGACGGTCGACTTCGGTTCCTCCGATGCGCCGCTCAAGCCCGATGAACTGGCCAAGTTCGGCCTGGCCCAGTTCCCGTCGGTGATCGGCGGCGTGGTGCCGGTGCTCAACGTCCCGGGCGTGGCGTCCGGCGCGATGAAGCTCGACGGCGAAACCCTCGCCAACATCTTCCTCGGCAAGATCACCATGTGGAACGATCCGGCGATCGTCGCGCTCAACGGCGGCGTGCCGCTGCCGGCGAAGAAGATCACCGTCGTCCACCGTTCCGACGGTTCGGGCACCACCTTCAACTTCGTCAACTACCTGTCCAAGGTCAGCGGCGAGTGGAAGAGCTCGGTCGGCGAAGGCACCGCGGTCAAGTGGCCGATCGGCATCGGCGGCAAGGGCAACGAAGGCGTGGCCGCTTACGTCAAGCAGATCCAGGGCGGCATCGGCTATGTCGAGCTGTCGTACGCGCTGCAGAACAAGATGGCGTATTCGCGCTTGAAGAACGCCGACGGCAAGTATGTGCTGCCGACGGACGAAACCTTCGCCGCGGCGGCTGCCAGCGCGCAGTGGGCCGATGCCAAGGACTTCTACCTGGTCATGACCAACGCGCCGGGCGAGAACTCCTGGCCGATCACCGCGACCAACTTCATCCTGATGTACAAGCAGCCCAAGAACGCCGAAGGCGCCAAGAACGCCAAGGAATTCTTCCGCTGGGTGTACGCCAACGGCGACGCGCAGGCCAAGGCGCTGGACTACGTGCCGCTGCCCGACGCGCTGGTCAAGCAGATCGAGACCTACTGGACCACGAGCATGAATTACTGA